Below is a genomic region from Argiope bruennichi chromosome 3, qqArgBrue1.1, whole genome shotgun sequence.
ATTCGCTTCAACTAtatgaattaaagaatatatatattttttcttatttactaatttctaaaccattatgccatttgtatacatttttgaGTTGTACTAGTGATAAAATCGACTTTTCTGGTGATATAAACTGCGTAACTTCCGgtagaaagtaaacaaaataatggCAGCTCTGAAAAATGTGTTACCATATcgtatatcatttttcaaatatataaagacTTACAAAAGCGGTGAAAATGGGCCAGTGAGTTCTCCAGCAGTGCCTGATCACGGACCTAATAAATTTTTGACAGTATTTATTGATGGTGCTAGCTCTGGTAATGGTCAAGAAATAGCCCAGGCCGGAATAGGTGTATATTGGGGTCCGGGAAACAAACTAAATACAAGCCTGAGGCTTCTGGGTAGACAAACGAATAATCGAGCTGAAATTCTCGCTGCAGTTCATGCTTTGAAACAAGCAAAGGAACTCGGAATAACGAACATACGAGTGTGTACTGATAGTCAGTTTCTTATTAATGGAATAACTAAATGGATTGATAAATGGAAAGACAACAATTGGAAAACATCTACTGGAAAACCTGTCATTAATAAAGATGAGTTCCTAGAACTGGAAAAGGTTTGTCAAGGCATAAATGTTGATTGGCGATATGTCAAAGCTCACAATAAAAATCATGGTAATTGTGAAGCAGATAAGTTAGCTGTTGCAGGTTGCAATAAATCTCCTGGAATtccttaaattctatttaaaaactaCCAAGAAATTATAATGTGAGATTTCATTACTGTGATACATTGTgtcttatttacatttttgtatacaCGCAGCATTTACTGCTCTTTTTAGTGTGttgtttaacatttattatttgtcaGTATTCATATTCAGATATTTCCACGAAAATTggcattaatattaaataaattaaaaacagtcaaaatgttttgcattttttaattattataatatgtcatatatttggaaatactaatgcttttatttttagaaagaaataaagcCCAGGCCGGAATAGGTATATATTGGGACccacaaaacaaacaaaatacaaGCCTGAGGCTTCTGGGAAGACAAACGAATAATCAAACTGAAATTCTCGTTTCAGTTTATACTTTGAAAggaaattcatatattaattagttcataggaaatttttaatattcatatataaattattttaaaagtgctaaattttataacattaatttacattgattttttggctaattcatttcaaattcattgaatctttatttctgatatataaaaaagaaaatttattttgtcatatatatttctttcttaattaaagtttttatttatattcttttacatcagttaggctttatttttttaattatattatcaaataaaatgttttagtacaacattaaaatcaataattacacaagataaaacaaaatttacaaagtgtgttaacataaaattctttttcttaagtcTTTAAAGTGAGTTGTAAATTATtagcttaattttatttgttaaaagtattttatttgaataactgATCAGATGATGCATTCAATTTAATAGTTTTGaggttttaagattttttttatatgtaataacaGCTGAAATGCTAATGAAAGAAAGAGAAACAATATTTAGTGACTGAAGGACAGCAATAccatgaataaatttcatttatgccattttttaaagtcaaatataatGATGGAGTGAAAACATTAATGCAATTTGCCAAATGCCATTTAAATAACTTATGATAATTAAGGggtgaaataattatatcattcttAGGCGCCTTTTACTTTCCATATGCCACTAAATAAGTGTTGGTTAGGTAGatgataaattacattaaatgttacatatgtattttaaatagaaatgagcAGTAGGAAGGAACTGAATGATACTTCATTTCATAGATTTTTCCTGTATATATATTCATGATTGAAAATAAAGGTTACCAAATAAGTGATTTATTCCCTTTGTATTCTGCATAAAAGTTTATATTCAGTGCAATGTATGgcaatataaaaagaaaggttTAAAGTtctaatatcaaatttcataacaaaatggATCTGTGGTCTTTGCTGTCCAactttttttactcaaaatattgattttcctagattttaaactttcaatttgaaatatttaaatatttagaatttcacgCTTGTTGTTTGATAtgactaaattataaaaaataaatgaaaatttaatttttttgtcaaaaatgggttaatatttttatgtttgcttataaaataaaacatattaaaaatatcatttaaaagtgctaactgtcaaaattttcaaaataatattgttaatgaagaattttttttttcatggaaaaactaatatatcttttcattaaaaaaattttttttttccttagtcagaatgtttaaaagcaaagaaaCTCAAATTGCAgtaactgcaaaaataaaataaaactgcaaatctATAACGTGgaaacaaaagaaatgtttttctaattgattcattgtatatttgttttcatgtttcaatttgaaactgatattaatatttattgtaatacaATTTAAAGTCTtagcttataaaaaatatattattataagaagtAATGATACAATTTTAAGTGTTGTAaacaacttataaataaattattattactggaAGTAGTATTCTGAGCTTTTATGTTTATAATCTTGAAATCATCTGCACTTTTTTGTGAACTCAACAGCAGCTGACAATAGGCATAAATGTTTTTGCTAGTACAACAATCATGAAATCAAATGCCAAAACGCCAACCATAAAAGTCATTTATTTCTAGTTCCAAGCTTATTGTATTTAGTACACATTTTGGTTGCTGTCATAAACTCtgaaaaattgcagaattttttactaatatttttcatgaaacagtgatatattttatttttgagtaaatttttatgttatgaaaCACATTTGAATTTTCTGTAGTGGGTAAgatcttcacttatttttaatacttttcagtCTTATTTGGCAAAAGAAaactgtcaatttttaaaaaaatgttattacttcaaatccatttttaatttaattgttatgaatttatgtaatacttttaactatatttagttcatataactattttatttttgactgtTTAATAAGATATTAGATTTTGTCAGTATGTtgttagaattatttcaaaaattaaaaaaaaaatatttaactaattttttttgttttgtttcttatgaatttatttatttattagtgttGCATGAAATACTGCTTTGAAGAACATGGCTtggcaatattaaatataaattttaaatgtatgcaatgttttaatgaatataattgatTTCTGTTTTCTGTTTTGGTAATTTCAATTGGTTTTGCgagatgcttttattttaatttaaattttaaataaaagcatatgcctcattttattttatttagaaaaacaaaaagtttaactttttcattttttttaattattgatattttaattttcaataatttgttaatcaatttttttgttgcttattttttgcTTGACTAGCTTTTTTATTTGctaagttactttttttttatcaaaaagaagcctatacattattattagtataaaaattttaaatttctttattgaaagctCATTGCTTTATAGCAAATTACAATCGTCCTATTTAAACTACAAAACAATcgacttaaatttttaaaataatgaataaaagttttttttaaagtgttttattagaaatttgattaattaggTGAGAAGTTTCATTTCCCacctattttatacatttatttttcattatgagAAAATCTACATTTCAAAATCTTGTAATAAAAGAGTGATTAATTTTGTTGTGACTATACTCTCTCTTATTAAACACTGGCTTTCCAggcttttcttttaatgaatatttcttccTGAATCCAATTGATCTTTCTATACATGGcatttgaaaattgtatatgaaaacgtaatcagtgaaaaaaaaaaaaaaaaacccatggtGATTATCTTTATTGGATAATCCCATGGGTTTCCAATTGGAAACCCATAAGAcccttggatttttttttactgtgcgATTATTTGGAGCATAGTATCCATCAAGTATCTTTTATCAATTTGTAAGAAATGAAGTTgcatattataaatgttattgatCCGTTATCCCTCATATATTCATCCCTGTGCATTAATCCATCCCGTGAGAGATATATCACATGACCGGAAATCTGGTCAACATAACCACACACacgggtcgcggtggcctggtggtaaggtctcggctcgtcaggcgtagggtttcaggttcgagacccgactccaccgaagaaccgtcgtgtaagggggtctgttgcacattaaatccatcaaggccaaacatcctcccgctggtgtggtgtggagagggggatgccagctcaggtgtcgtcctcaaaatagtccgtctcaaaatagccttagtgttgctttacaacgggacgttaatataaaaaCACAACCACACAAATGGTCCTGTATCTTCTAGAGAAGTGTCAACTAATTTACTCAATGGGCAATTACTTATCCCATATTTGAGATGTCATCTTCCTCCTCCGAGTGACACAAcgaatatcataagaaataatattcacaaataattaaaatatgttttgaatgtaTTTCAAATTGCAGTTTATTCAGAATATATCAATCAGCTTTTCAatcttttatgattttgtttttacctccatatttttttattagtattctaATAAAGGCATGcattattaaaagcttttattattattattattattattattattattaaagagtaTTTGCTTACTAGATAATTCCTTGAAAGTTTCGAGACATTATATTTTCTGGGACGACTCATAGATTCGCAAAATGTCTTTATCTTCGTAGTTAACCCAGTTGAAAGAAGGGATATTGTCTTTCtttgaaagattttctaaaaACCTTTGTAATAAACGGTAAAACGctataacaataaaagaaaagtttcacTTCGCAGAAAGAGGATCGAGATGGCAATTCATGTTTAATTAGTaacaaatgcaaataataattttaatagctatGAAATCATGGACTTGGTATATTTTAAATCTCTTGtcgaaaatggaaatattt
It encodes:
- the LOC129963460 gene encoding ribonuclease H1-like, which codes for MAALKNVLPYRISFFKYIKTYKSGENGPVSSPAVPDHGPNKFLTVFIDGASSGNGQEIAQAGIGVYWGPGNKLNTSLRLLGRQTNNRAEILAAVHALKQAKELGITNIRVCTDSQFLINGITKWIDKWKDNNWKTSTGKPVINKDEFLELEKVCQGINVDWRYVKAHNKNHGNCEADKLAVAGCNKSPGIP